In Cydia amplana chromosome 2, ilCydAmpl1.1, whole genome shotgun sequence, the following proteins share a genomic window:
- the LOC134655669 gene encoding ER membrane protein complex subunit 2-like, which translates to MSYNYEDLSIGEIKDLMRQWRENNERRSEDVMEFWVAIMDDINKLGNEKYVILEQVLYAALDTHTYSVSKQCISMLKQEFPGSMRVMRYKAAQLEAEERYEEALELLDVIIKADETNAAARKRRVAILKAQGLIVEAVKELVDYLKKFMSDVEAWQELCELYLQAGECARAGFCAEELLLHQPHSHLHLQRLADIRYTMGGMENMELAKTYYSQAVKLNPDNMRALLGLFLATNNLLNHYKSSGSGGKRQEVLKLCQWAQGRAAAAQQAARGDAHAHAHAPLARSLAALALTD; encoded by the exons ATGTCTTACAATTACGAAGATCTCAGCATTGGAG aaataaAAGACTTGATGCGGCAATGGCGGGAGAACAACGAGCGGCGCAGCGAGGACGTGATGGAGTTCTGGGTCGCCATCATGGACGACATCAACAAGCTCGGCAATGAGA AATATGTGATCCTGGAGCAAGTGCTGTACGCGGCACTGGACACCCACACATACAGCGTGTCCAAGCAGTGCATATCCATGCTGAAGCAGGAGTTCCCGGGCAGCATGCGGGTCATGCGCTACAAGGCAGCACAGCTAGAGGCAGAAGAGAG GTACGAGGAAGCCCTGGAGCTGCTGGACGTTATCATCAAGGCGGACGAGACGAACGCGGCCGCGCGCAAGCGCAGAGTCGCCATCCTCAAGGCGCAGGGACTTATAGTCGAGGCCGTCAAGGAGCTGGTCGACTACCTGAAGAA GTTCATGTCGGACGTGGAGGCGTGGCAGGAGCTGTGCGAGCTGTACCTGCAGGCGGGCGAGTGCGCGCGCGCCGGCTTCTGCGCCGAGGAGCTGCTGCTGCACCAGCCGCACAGCCACCTGCACCTGCAGCGGCTGGCGGACATCCGGTACACCATG GGCGGCATGGAGAACATGGAGCTGGCCAAGACGTATTACAGCCAGGCCGTGAAGCTCAACCCGGACAACATGCGGGCGCTGCTCGGACTATTTCTG GCAACCAACAACTTGCTGAACCACTACAAGTCCTCCGGGAGCGGCGGCAAGCGGCAGGAGGTGCTCAAGCTGTGCCAGTGGGCGCAG ggccgcgccgccgccgcgcagcaGGCGGCCCGCGGCGACGCGCATGCGCATGCGCACGCGCCGCTCGCGCGCTCGCTGGCCGCGCTCGCGTTAACAGActaa